The following coding sequences lie in one Montipora foliosa isolate CH-2021 chromosome 11, ASM3666993v2, whole genome shotgun sequence genomic window:
- the LOC137975833 gene encoding nuclear transcription factor Y subunit gamma-like: MGEVYAPSGQSEAAQLLATFWPRQMQEIRNMNTNDFKIQELPLARIKKIMKQDEEVKMISAEAPVLFAKAAQIFINELSLRAWIHTEDNKRRTLQRNDIAMAITKFDQFDFLIDIVPRDELKPPKRQDPIRQTVVAPEQVQYYFQLAQHHAVTMQQQQQQQQQQQQAQPAPQAQQQQQQQQLTTQVQQQQVTVSTQPQAIIASVPQQQIVTMAPGQTQMIQNQPQDQGEVQYPIHFNTAQMQYIRMQQIQQQLQQQQQQQQQQTPQGQQPAQPQTAQQQQAAAQPAQATADQAQQQAQQQAQQTNAQPTEFTFTSGGQIYQIQQHPHTGVTAVAVATPQGTYIQQQGTTPEQATLAPSEAQQQQ, from the exons ATGGGAGAGGTGTATGCACCATCG GGTCAATCTGAAGCTGCACAGCTTCTCGCCACCTTCTGGCCACGTCAAATGCAAGAAATCAGGAACATGAACACT aatgattttaaaattcaagagTTGCCTCTTGCAAGAATTAAGAAGATAATGAAACAAGATGAGGAAGTGAAG atgatCAGTGCAGAG GCTCCTGTTTTATTTGCCAAAGCTGCTCAAATCTTTATAAACGAGCTGTCTCTTAGAGCTTGGATTCACACAGAAGACAATAAGAGAAGAACGTTGCAG agGAATGACATTGCCATGGCAATAACCAAGTTTGATCAGTTTGATTTTTTGATTGACATTGTGCCGAGAGATGAGCTGAAACCTCCCAAGCGACAG GATCCTATACGCCAGACAGTAGTGGCACCAGAGCAAGTGCAATACTATTTCCAGTTGGCTCAGCATCATGCCGTCAcaatgcaacaacaacaacaacagcaacagcagcaacaacaagcTCAGCCAGCGCCTCAAGcacaacagcagcagcagcaacaacagtTGACAACGCAGGTGCAACAACAGCAAGTTACTGTCAGCACCCAGCCACAGGCAATCATCGCTAGTGTGCCACAGCAACAGATAGTTACCATGGCA cCTGGACAGACCCAGATGATACAGAACCAGCCACAAGACCAAGGTGAAGTCCAGTACCCT ATCCACTTCAACACAGCACAAATGCAATACATCCGCATGCAGCAGATTCAACAGCAActgcaacaacagcagcagcaacagcagcagcagacACCTCAAGGACAACAACCCGCTCAACCCCAAACGGCACAGCAACAACAGGCTGCTGCACAGCCAGCACAGGCCACAGCTGACCAGGCACAACAGCAAGCTCAGCAACAGGCACAGCAAACAAACGCGCAACCTACAGAGTTCACATTTACTTCTGGAGGACAG ATTTACCAGATTCAGCAACATCCTCACACTGGAGTAACAGCTGTCGCAGTGGCTACTCCACAGGGAACTTACATACAACAGCAAGGAACCACCCCCGAGCAAGCCACACTCGCACCAAGCGAagcacaacaacaacagtaG
- the LOC137975112 gene encoding COP9 signalosome complex subunit 5-like: MSGGDTSMAFKTWEMSNSMETVGSVDEIFKYDRQQQQEILHAKPWQKDPHYFKFIKISALALLKMVMHARSGGTLEVMGLMLGKVDGDTMIVMDAFALPVEGTETRVNAQAAAYEYMAAYTESAKLVGRLENAIGWYHSHPGYGCWLSGIDVGTQMVNQQFQEPFVAIVIDPTRTISAGKVNLGAFRTYPKGYKPPDEGPSEYQTIPLNKIEDFGVHCKQYYSLEVSYFKSSLDRKLLEMLWNKYWVNTLSSSSLLTNADYTNHQIADLSEKLEQAESQVGRMGSFMMGVDQDKKEEGKLAKTTRDSSKTSIEAIHGLMSQVIKNKLFNQVGGKEST; the protein is encoded by the exons ATGTCAGGTGGAGATACCTCTATGGCCTTTAAAACATGGGAGATGTCAAATAGTATGGAAACAGTTGGTAGTGTAGATGAAATCTTCAAATATGACAGACAGCAACAGCAGGAAATTCTCCATGCCAAACCCTGGCAGAAAGA CCCCCATTACTTCAAGTTTATCAAAATCTCCGCCTTGGCCCTGTTGAAAATG GTAATGCATGCAAGGTCAGGGGGCACCTTGGAAGTAATGGGTCTGATGCTGGGCAAAGTTGATGGTGACACTATGATTGTCATGGATGCATTTGCTTTACCTGTGGAAGGAACTGAGACAAGAGTGAATGCTCAGGCTGCGGCATATGAGTACATGGCAGCATACACTGAATCTGCTAAACTG GTTGGTCGTTTGGAGAATGCAATTGGATGGTATCATAGTCACCCTGGGTATGGCTGTTGGTTGTCAGGAATTGATGTGGGAACTCAGATGGTTAACCAGCAATTTCAAGAACCTTTTGTGGCGATTGTG ATCGATCCAACAAGAACCATTTCAGCAGGAAAAGTTAATTTAGGAGCATTCAGAACCTACCCAAAg GGCTACAAGCCACCAGATGAGGGTCCATCAGAATACCAAACTATTCCTCTAAACAAGATTGAAGACTTTGGAGTACACTGCAAACA GTATTATTCTTTGGAAGTTTCATACTTCAAGTCATCATTAGACAGAAAACTTCTTGAGATGTTATGGAATAAATACTGGGTGAACACACTCTCGTCATCAAGTCTACTCACA aatGCAGACTACACCAACCACCAAATCGCAGATCTCTCAGAGAAACTTGAGCAAGCTGAGTCACAA GTTGGGCGTATGGGCAGCTTTATGATGGGCGTTGACCAAGACAAGAAAGAGGAAGGAAAACTCGCAAAGACCACGAGGGACAG